From the Catharus ustulatus isolate bCatUst1 chromosome 15, bCatUst1.pri.v2, whole genome shotgun sequence genome, the window TATAGCTTTAAGTAACACTTAGCTTTTCTCCACAATGTTTTTGTAAGAAATCAAATAACTTCATTATCTAGTTCCCCAAGACACAttctggtttgcttttctttctgaagttaTCAATACCCTGTAAATACATGTGTTTTGCTCTTCTTCAGGAAGAAGTCATAGATGTTTTTATTTACAACAATCCTTAGCACTGTAATGGACTTCAACAATTTAAAAGTGTAATGAAAATGATAACCTTAAGTGCTACTTCCCATACAGAATCCACACTTAGTTCTGTTTTATTCATTGCAAAGTAAAAAGACATCCAATTACACTAGTAAAAACTCAGATCTAGATCTGTACTCAAAAACACTACACATGCAAAGGGAACAACATCCTGCTAACACAACTTCATTTGCTGCTGCATTTGTCTAATATTAACAATTATGAACAGGGCAGTGCAACTAGTATTTGGAACAATCCTTACAGTGTTTGAGTGTCAGGCACAATACTTCATTTCTCTTCACACCACTGGTTCTCTTTGCGCACCTGGTAGAACAGTTTAACTGTTAGTATGTTGCAGTGAAATTCTAAGCCCTGGTTGTAAATACCCATAAGCATTCAGGATTATTTACTGCAATGAGACAAACCTGGAGCAGCTTTAATTTTTCACACAGATATTGCAATTATAAAGTCCATCTTCCAAACTGGCCTGGTTTTTAATCTAAGTCAGGTTTTTCATGCCTAGGTTTGATcaaatctgaaattttccaaccAACTAAAGCAAATGGAGTATCTTAAGTCTAAGCTGTTTGTTTCATGACATAGCATTGAAAAATACCCAAGGCTATAAACTGATTGCATTGTATTGAAACCAGGcatcttgttttgcttttccccaACTCTGTCGTTTTTCAGTTGGTTTGTTAGTGAAGTTCTAAGATCAATGAGTTTGTCACTTAGAGACCCCAAACTCACCTTTCCAGTCACGTGCAGCAGTACATCTTCAGCATTCCTACTACAGCCCCAAACCAGCAAACTAAGACTGCCAGAAACAATCCTACATGCTTTCTTATTAGACATGTTGGAACTAGAAAAATCAATACACTTTTTTGGGCTGCAAGCATGGTAGAGACCAAAAAGTTTTCTTCTAGTAGCACCCAATTATGAGGGGTTGATGCTTTAGTTTACATTAACTGGAAGCAAGTCTGCTGCATCACAAATTGAGTTATGAAGCCCCACACTGTAATTCAGCACAAACAGCCAGCTAAATTATAATTAAACCTAGCTCAAGTACCTGTGCTTCTTCCTCTTCAGTGAAGTCATTCTTAATATTGAATGTCTTGCGAATTTCTTCTGGAGTTTTCCCCTTGATCATGTTTGCCACTGTCTTGCATGTGACATCCAGCAAACCTTTAATGTCCAAGTAATTTGCAGCCTGTAAAAGTTTTCAGATATAAAGCCTCCATATCAACACTGTCTCTGAAGATACACTACAGAAgtttaattttactgaaattttaGAATACTGTATGCAAACAGATTATCTTCACTTTGATAAGATTCTAGCCAGAACCTTCAAGGTACAGTACTTAAAACTTGCTTGTCAAACAGAAGGTAGTCATTTGTACCATGAAAAACactgttcctgctctgccttctaCAAATGGCTTTCAGAAGTCTGCCAACATCCCAGATCTTCAGTGTTACAGTACTGTTAACTAGCCAAGGCAGACAATGTTCACTTACAGGTCCATACAAATTTAACAAAGttagattttcatttttatgcagATCTCCAGAATTCTGTAACTAGTAATAAGCCCTCAACTTGGACTTGAGagccacaaaaataaaagacattGCTATTCAGAAAAGTATATTGATTGGTGAGTAAGTATAGATTAATGGCAGCATTAGGCTAGCAAGCATTCCATCTCAGCAATTTCAGCACCACCTGCCCTCCCCACAATCCCCCCTTCCACTGAAGAAGTAACTCAAGAAGCATAAAGGCTTTATTTCTCAAGTGCATAGCAGAGCTTCACTTCAGAGGCACAGCCTTTGCACTTCTTGAGGACACTCACCAGGATAAGTTCAAAAAGTGTTCCTTGGTCTACTTTCAGAAACTCTTGATCCCACACAGGGATGTCAtctgttctcttttctttgttctcaTCATCCTCAGGAGGAGGTGGATCATCCTTGTGATGGGTGCACCACTGAATCACCTAATAATGGTTTTGATATCACAGTTTTATCCAAGTGATTTTCCTATTAAACTCCAACTATAACCTAATTTGGGAAGAAATGTACCTTTTTCTCTAGACTGATATTAAATTCCTGTATGAACATGCTCAAATCCccaatgttttcatttttagaacAATTGATCCCCGATCCCAGAATACAACAGTTTTCAGAAATCCCAACTGATTTAGTACCTGTTACTTAATCTTAAAAGCCAGCTGCTGGTGCTATAAAGTTATTAGTCTCTGTGCTAACATACATGGGCTGTACAAAGAAAACCTAAACCTAAGTTTGCTCTATTTAATCTCTTTGCAGAAACATACTTTGTATTAAGCAGACCTCTACACAGGGGAAGAGGGCAGAGTGATAATAGCTACCAGCAGGTCACATTCACCCCAGTAGAAAGTTCAGCCAGCAAGATTGGTGttggtttgggggtgttttttttgttgttgtttgtttatttttgtttgggtttttttggggggtggtcaGTTTGGGAACATGCAATCTCATGACCCAAATAAAAGGAGCAGGGATCTACTGCAAGCAATGTCTGTTCCATTTCACCAACCCAAGAGACTTCACCAGTTTAAGTTATGGGTCTGTCCACTAGGAAATAATTCCTAACCCTATAGTTACCCCAAAACAAGCACAATAGTTTAGTGCTTATTTGGGCActactttttctgtttgaaagcaTAAAGAATCTTGGACACCACATGACCATACTTTTCTCCCTGGACCCCATGACCAGGTCTGTTAACAAATTCAATACCACCAAGTGCACACAATGTCTCTTAagcactgtcactgccactCAGACACAGCAACTCCCACTGCACATCACTCTCACCACTGCTGGTGCATAATCCCTTCTCCAAACATCTGCATCTCATGATGAGCCACCTCAGCTCACAGAATCCAATTAAAATCAGTGCTTTAACACCACAAAATGCCAATGTGCACAGATGCCCACTGGAAGCCTGTCTGGCTTCTGGTTGCTGTTCCAGGTCACCCCTATACATACTACTGTGCCATTACCAGCCTGCCAGCCTCCACCCACATGCCCGTGTTCATGCACCCTGATTTGGTTAAGCTTGTagcacatgaaaaatatttttaactaatTGTTCACAATATCCAACTCCAAGATAAACTTCACATTTCTTTACTGTCATGCAGCACAACCACTTTCATCAtcttaccttttttaaaatggctGCATTAACATTTGGAAGAGGGACTGGGTCATCATCACCTTCATCATCCATTCCCAAATCTAAAAATGGAAAGATGACTGAGCAATTGGCAGACAAAACTATTTACTCAACTGGGATGCTTCATCAATTTTTCACTATTTTGACAACACTGAGGCTGAATGATTGGTAACAAAGGACCTCTAAACTGTGATGTCAGGAGCTTCTGAAAGTCTTTGTGGAGCTATGGCCATATTATACATCCTAGGCTGTACCAAGTTGAGGTTAAGTGGATGATAAGGTTTGCCTTATCAAATGAGAGCATCTACAAACCAGCTAAGCAGTCATTTGCTAACTAAGTGTTCTGAATCTGCATATGAATTCAGGTGCTGAACATTCTGACAAACACTTATGTATTTTTACCACTTACAGTTTCTACCCACAAGTTTTCACTGAGGGCTCCCATTCCATTTATGATTAAATAAGAACTCAAATCTACTGTGGTAAATAGATACAGTGTCTTGTCCTCTGCATGAACAGGAAATACTGCAGCCACAGAAGTGCTCAGGCTCTAAATCACTTGTAACTGATCCTGTACCAGCTGAAGAAGTTCACATGGTAAGACAGCAGCACAAATCCTTCCAtccttccattaaaaaaaaaaaaaatttataacaCATGCTTCCAACACTCCTGTTTTAAAAACTTGTCAGCATGCTCCACAGAGATGTGGATTTGTCCCCTTGATATATGATCAAGGAATCAAtgtaaaaattaagagaaaaatataagtTTCAACTTGATACACAGAACAAATACCACATTAGCCATCTTTGATTAGAGAATGTGCTTTTTTGTTACCCAAATGCTAATAGCTGGATGACACCCTAGCTGCGAAAGGCATCTTGCAATTAGTTATGTAATTGAGTAACAATGCAGACCTCCACTCATTACATGCAGAAGAGCCAATTCAACATCACCAAGGAACCTAATTTAAGAACAAGACCATCACCAATCCTCAAATTTGTACACTATAAAAATCATGTACTTCTGTATTTAGACAAGTCCGCTACTGTTGCTATCAGTGGGGTGCTAATTAACACtactattttgttttaaattactcCACAGATTCAGAACTGAAACACTGCCACTAAAATATACTGAAAGAAATCAAGCAATATCTGAAGTTTGGTCAACTCTGCTTGACTTGTCACCATCACCTCTGAGCCAGCAATTTCATCTGTTAGCAGAAAACTGATATTTCATTGGTGGCCCCGTGGTGCTCAGTACAACCCAAAGGTTCAGCTCCTCCCCtctcagctgcagcacccaaCACACAAAACACTCACTGATGCTCAGCCACCTgcactgaaaatgcatttcacctGCATTAGCAGACTGGTTCTCTCCCAGGTGGGAAAGAGGCAAGTTTATGGTGCCCAGCTTACACACTTCACACGAGTAACTTCCCTTATCTCCAGCTGAGTGTCACTAAACACCAGCAgagacacagctcctgcaggagaaaACTGAGAATTGTGCGCCCTAATGCATTCCATttcctgtctgtgctgccagccatgttcaaacattattttattaacaaaagTGTTCAATGTGTGACATAATTCAACCTTATTTTTACTGTTCTTATAAGGTGTCACAGCCAAAGTTTTACATGCAAGAGCATAATATTAACTACATGTACAGAAATACTTGTTGCTAAGTTAGTTCATTAATACATCCAAAAACTAGAAAAAACACCAGTAAACAATGAGGATTTGCACTAGAGGGATCAGTTTGCTCTGTATCCCAGCCATCTGGCagatttcccctcccccaccatGAGttcttttgtttcaaatttaTGTCAGCAGGAGATCACATCTAAGTATTTATCCCAAATAATTTAACAGCATTCACAAGCTCACAATACAGGTTTAACTTCAGCTCCTTATTGCACTGATTTATTATCTCCCACTCCATACAAGTGATATTTACATTCTAACACTGGTTTGTGTGATTAAATAAACTgaagttttaaatattattaatgttCTGTTTGCTTAACTCTTACAAAACTGAAGTAGAATGTAGGCAAGGCAGTGGGCTGTTTGTATTTTACTTATCTCCCTATAAGTGCTCTTAACCAGAGCTTTTTACAAGAGCACATCCATCCTAAACAGTTTCAGCTACAACAGCAGGAGTTCCAGGTGTCTGGGCAGGAGACAGCAAGCTGCTCCATAGACCTGGGAACCCTTTTTCAGCACAGTACCAGCTTGTCTCAAGTACTGTCCAAGAGTGTTCCTCAGGGTCTCGCACTCTTACCTTCCAGCATAGTCTTTATAGTCACAGACTGCTTTGCAATTTCCACATCAACTTCGAAGATTTCTCCATCTGAACTCTGCAGTTTAATTGAAGGCATCTACAAGAGAAGGCAGTTATTTCCACACAAATGTTACAAGTTCAGATGACTCAAAGGTGTGCATCACCTTTATTGCTGAAATTGTTTCTTCCCAAGAGCAGAGAGCCTCAGATAAGATCAAGATGTACTCATCATTCACCCCTTGGATCAGCAGCCCTAAATTCATTAATCCTCATGCTTAGGAAACAATGACTGACTGAAGCCTAACACTaatttctgagctttttttttcaatttgaaagCATAAAATTCACAGATTAGTCAATAGTACCTTTTTTCCAGTACAACACTACAGATATCTTTCTCTTGAAAAAATTTTCAACAGTTCCAAAACACCACTTGCCTTCAAATCCAAACTGCTACTCACTTCAGCTGCTCAATCAATGTCAGATCTCAAAAACAGTTTCCAAATTATAGCCTCTGGAACAGAATCATAACATTGAGGTTGGAAGGAATTCCCCTAGAAAGAGTCTAGTCCAGGCTCCCTTGCTACAAACAGAGTTAAACACACCAGGTTACTTGAGATCAAAGGCTTTCCTCCAGAAAAGTGTTTGGTTTTctgaagagattaaaaaacaaactcctACAAGGAAGACCTTCAACACTTACTACCACTCTTGCAAAGCAGGAAGCAAGATCAGTACTTTGTTAGCATCTGAGATGACCATGCATTTTAACAAAGTTCCTCTGACAAACTGTAGTAAGACCTACAAAAAAAAGGTAGTGAGCTTGAAAGATCTCATTAGCAGAAACACAAATTTTACAAGAAAGCATTATTCCAGATATGAAACAACTCAAACTCAGAAGTAAAGCATATGACACAGCAGTCAGGAGATCACAACTTCTATCTGAAGCTACACATGCAGACTAGGGGGCGAGGTTTATCACTGCACTTGAGCCAACTAAAGGACACTATAAACACAACTATTTAGCCACATGAATTTCATAAACTTGTTCTCAATCAGCTAGTAGGATGTGTTGTAAGTTCCTTTACCACTCAAAATATTTGTCAGCAGCAAGCCACTGcaagtttccttttcttttgggTCCTCAAGTTACCTGCTTCAAGACAACTGAAGCATGTGTTTGCACAACCTAAACTACTGTGAACAGCTctggaaacaaaacatttcaattaaattttgATTGTTGCTCCCCCAAACTTTACACACTAGCTCCTCACAGTAGTACTTGAGCTATCAATAGTTAATTAACTGGACCACTTGAAGCAAGCTTGCATTAGTTCTTTCTGAAAGTCCACCAGTGTAGTGTGGTAAGCCTGACAGCCCTATGCAAATCCAGGCCAAGGGAGGCTTGGCCAACACACGTTATTAAGCAGCTCACACCAGCCCCGAGTCCTCATTGCTTTAATTTCCATTTGGCACTGAGCAGCTAGTTAATGTTTACACAGCAATGTAACTCTATATGACAGTGCTACTTCTAATTAAGATGGGTGTTCTGGAGGAACACAGCCATGATTGTTCCAAAGGAAcaagcatatatatatatatatatatatatgtacacacacatgcacaaaaccAAGATTTGGATTAAAGCACAGTTCTGGGTTAGCACTTTGAATTATGTTCTAAGAAAAGTGCTGTAGGCACACATTTAAATTTAATGCATGTGTTCTTGCAGTGACTGCCTGGGAGCACTCCagaacaaacccagctccatCGCCAGtttccctgtgcctgggctTACATaatgctgcacagagcagagtcGGCCAGACAGGGATGCTGCCTCAGCCAGGGGAGCCCCAGCAAGGATATTTCCCTCCTATCGCCCATACCCACTTCCAACGAAACCCTCAGATACTGCTGAGGGTCTGAAACAGTTAGAATAAAGTTAAACTACTGCCTTATCATTAACAACACACCAGAATTTCATccatatttcattattttttataccACAGAACTCGGTCTCctagaaaataggaaaagaaaaaaaaaaagtaatttttagcaAGCTGCAGTACAGGTCTGGCAGGTGACagtccctgggcagcagcaccaccgGGTGACTAAGCAAACCAGTCCTAAAAGCTTTATCCGACAACAGCACGACAGGCGGGGAGCCGAGCTGAAGCCAAACCTGAATTACAGCGGTAATTTACATGTCTAAGCCTGAAACGCCAAGCTCAGCTACCTACAGCCGCGCCTCCCAGCACCATTCCGGATGCATGCCCGCTACTTCCCCCTCGCCTTCCGCGTCAGCGCCGGTAACCAGGAGCCAGGTAACGAACTCACCCTGGAGGCGCGGTCGCTCCAGGTCACAGGGGGGCAGGGCGAGCCGGGAGGGGGAGGCACAGCCGCCCGGGAGCCGCGGGGGGGAGGCTCGGGCTGCTCGGAGGCTTCACTCACCACCCCCGCGGGCAACACTCCCCTCACCGCCCCCACGGGACTTTTATTTCTACACGGCCTAGGAGGGCTCAGCCCCAACGAACCCTGGGAGCTCCGGCCCTGCATGGCCCAGGAGCGCTCATCTTtccgcccgccccggccctcGCGATCACCCCACGGCCTCCCAACCCTCCGCCCGCGGCAGGCCGAGCCCGCCGCCCCCACACAGCTCCTACTACTGCCCCCGCGCCCCGCTCAGTCCTCACCGTGAGGCTGCGACGGCTTCGCGAACGGACCGTGAGGAGGCGGTGGCGGCGTTCAGGCCCGACTGCGGCGGCGACTTTATACCgagcgggggcgggggggaaggACCCGCCCCTCGCCGCCTCGCAACGCCTGGGCTGCCCGCCGCGAACGCCTGAACAAAACACCCGACCTCGGCTACCAGATGATAAAAGCCGATACTCGCGCTGCCTTCCGCGAGGTGCGGACAGGGGAGCGGAGCCGAAACGAGTCTGAGGAGAGGAGCGACCGGGGGAGGGTTTTTCAGGCAGCGGCGGAGCCGCGCCAGAAGCCGCACAATAGACGGAGGCCAGGGCCCCTCCCCGCGGCCTGAGACGCCGCCGCGGGCCGGGCCCGAGCGCGGTGAGGGCGGAACGGGCCCGCGGGGTCCGGGCCGCCCCCTGAGGGCAACGCCGGGCTCCCGACAGGGCGGAGGGCGCTGGTGTCGGGGGGTTGGTTCGGTGCCCTCCAGCGGGCCCGGCTGTCAGGTCGTGTGGTGAAATCGGTTATTCAGGATAACCCGGGCTCGGCTCAGAACGCCCACGGTGCGGGTTTTGCTTCACGGGGAGAAAGGCCGAGGCCCCGGGGTAAACGAGGTGATGCTGCGAATATCTGTGGAGGCTTTCCGCAGGTAAACACTGAAACCCCTTCGTCAGGGGTTGCTCTAGTGGCGGAAGACGAAAAATAACACTGAACAACCGGCTAGTTTAAAATTGTTCCAATATCAGGCAGCCTTCTTCAAGTGGAAATACGTGCGGGACCTTTCTGGATTTACCTCTGAGTGGTGCTCAGAGAACATCTGCCCTAGATGCCGCCAGGAATTTCCGGCAGCCCTCAGCCTTTTAACCATCTCCAGACACCAGCTCTGCGAGGAGCCCCCGGGccgaggagcagagcagagcacagctgggcacccaaacacagcccaaacacaaaccctttGGTTAGCCCCGCCCCACCCGAGCGCTGTACCCATCACGGATCACGGCTGACAGCGCACCAGTGTGTGCTAGAAAAGGGACAGGTACTGGGTTttcaggggagaaaaagagtATGTGAAGGGTTTTGCATCGTGAGGAAGGGCAGGCTGTGACCCGTCACGTTGCTGTGAAGTGTCTAGGACACTGTTGTGCTGTAATAGCACACACTCTGCTGCTGAACCCACTTTGTGTCAGCTCTCCATGGCAAAATGGTTTTCAAGTAGGCAAAATATTTGCACAGTGACAATGCAGGATTCTGACAATTTGCTTTACTTTCAATCTGAAACAAAAACGTTTTAAGAACCAAAAACCATGTTTTTACATCACTCCAATGCAGACACTGCCAGGGTACCTGTAAGCACACTGATACTTGCAACAGCACCACACTGCAGAGTACAGCATCATTTATAGCCTCAGGCAGCACCAGGGGAGATTCAGGTTGGACATGTGCAAGgatttcttccctgaaagggTTGTCAGGCATTGGCATggtgctggagtcaccatccctgcaggtgttcaagaaacaacGTTGCACTGAGTGCTCTCATCTGGTTGACAAGGTGCTGATCAATTGAGGATTGGAATTGATAGTCTTGGAGAtgttttccaaccttaatgattctgtgataagtCACAGGTTTCCCTTCCCTTGGGGTCCTAGAGAGTCTCAGGCTGTGCACCCCACACGTTAAGGAACAAATGACAACCAGACCCACTGGAAAATTTCTAACATGAAGAATTTTCCCAGGATTCAGAATTTCTTGGTTGAGAATCTTGTTTTCCTCAGTTCAGTAGCTAAGCCAATGAAGTGTCAAGAATTCCTTACTCCCGTCTCTCCTTTGCTCCCTTGCCTTCCATCTGAGAGTAGACATAAAATCATAGAAGAGTTGCAAGAGACCTTAAGGCTCATCTGGTCCcacctgccctgccatgggagGAACACTtcccactagatcaggttgctcagggccccatccagcctggccttggacacttccaggagcAGGACAGTTTCTTTGGGCAACCTTTGCCAGGATCTATCTCACATAACAAGTGAGACTACTATTAGAGAAGTATTTAATATTAAAGACCTTGTTGTTTGGGGCTGATTCTCTGGAGAGATGGAAGATGAGAATAGATTCTCAGCCAGGAAGGACGTCCTAGAGCTCAGCTGACAGCCAAGCTGTTCTACATCAGAGCATATCACTTAGAACAGGCTTCTCTATAAAATTCCAAAGAACTGTGGGAGGTGACTGCCTGACTTGGGAAGCTTGTTCCATGGGCTTTAGGATGCTGAGCAGCTTGTTAGAGCAGAGTTGAATAcaactctgagcaacctgatctaacTTTGCAGGTGGATCCATGTCACCTTCCCGCCTGCGTGCTTCTGTAACATGTGCTCCCCTGCAACTCTTTCTAACAGCTGAGTGAGCAGCCAGGGGGCCAGCTGATGCTTGGCAGCAGACTTGGACACTAATAGAAGTTCCTCAGAGATCCTGGTATAACCATATCAGCTCTTTGTTCACAATTGAATGGGACCTAATCTTCATTTTTAGTTTATACTTATCTCATATAGTGTGCAGCCTCCAGACTACATCTAACATGACTTTTTGATTTATCAGCATTGCATTTACCTTTCTTCCTCAATCACACCATCTCATACTCCAGTGATGAGAAGCACATTCAGTGCACTAAACACCACtgcctttattttccttaaattattattttttatttatattaaaactCCTTGGTTTAGAGAATCAGACAACAACAAAGGGTGGCCAGCAGAAAACATATCTACAAATTCTAAATCCCCTTTCCCAGTGGTGCCAAAGACCAAGGTTTCTGATCTGGCTCGTGACCAGCAAGCACAAGCTCACAGACTGCAAATCAGGCTGAGCAAAGGGGGAATGGGGTTTGCTCTCAACACAAGACAAATCTAATAGAATCTAGAAACAGGCAGAAAGCTGAATTCCATGCTTAATTATAATGGTggataaatttaattaaaaattgcacTGTGGATGAGCTTTATACTACTACAGcttttcaaaggagaaaattccATCCTCAGTGGACTTTGAATTCTACTGTTGAATTAGAAGTCTGGGAAAgttaaaacagcaaaagcaccccacaccccaaaaagAGGCAGATGGCTACACAGATATGCTATAATCACACAACAGCACCTCCCACTGTGCCCTACATATCGTACAATGAACCTCCCCAGCCACTCCAGATGCTTCCCATTATCTGTTGtgaaaaagcagctgctgcagcaacgATAGCCCAAGTGCTGTGAGTCAGTCAGTATTAATGGCACAAAACCCCCATCTCTGGCTAAAGCTGCGAGGCAAAGAACAAGATTGCTTAAAAAGGGGGTGGCCCAATTTCAATTGTTCTGCAATAGGTAATGATTGCACTGCAAATAATCCTAAAGCTGAGCATTGCTCCCCTGAGTGCAAAGAATCCACCATGTGTTAGCCACGGGTAAATTACAATTAAGGGCCTTAGACCACTGAGAAtttggaggaggaagggatCAGCTTAACACCAAAGCAAATACCTGAAAAGATTGGAGTAACTGAGCTTGATATAACGCTTAATCAGATCCAGAAGAGCTGTGACCTACATACtcacagcatccctgggctgcaggcacagccagctgaGCAGCCACGTGGCCGCAGGGGAAGAGGGTTTAACGTGTTGAACgtgagggagcagctgcctggaCACAGCCCTGTATCTGCTCCAGATTCCCTTTTTGGATGTTTCTCTCAGGCAAAAATTAATGTGTCCCCACTCTTCAGAGCACCTCACATTCCACTTTGATAAAGcaatgggatttttgttttagcTTTTGGTGGTGATTTAGAGACTATGGAGATAACACACTGATCATTTTTGAATATAAATGTCATGTGGGATTGTCAAAGTCTAATGACAGGCTTGAAAGAGCTCAGCTTTGCTCCATTGACAAATTGGAAAAATCCACAGCACTCATCCTGGTTTCACTGAACTAGGGAGATCAAGCCAGGGAGAGAGCCAGGTATGACTATGGAATCTGAAAAAGAACCTAATCTACACATAGGGGAGAATGAGACTTGTTGCAAAAATCATCCTTTTTTCAGGAATACGAAAGATGAGGAAACAAGCAGCCACATCAAAACtgaacaatgaaaataattgaacTGACTGGTTCAGTGTAAGACCAGAAAACATCAGAATTATTAATGTGAGAGAGATGGTAGAAAGACACTGCCAAGCTCAAAGGCCTGAGCCACTGTTTCATAAAGCAGTCTTGGAacaatgcagcagcagcagaggaaaattcTTGTTCTTATAAACCTGTATAAAGCTATAAAAAGCTAATTATTGCATTTCCACTTCATCAAAATTTGTGTTAAAGCAGCATCCTTGAGAAGGTGTCACTTTCCATACAAGTTGTTTCCCAGCAATGTGAAATGGTGGGTGGCAGAGTCCAGCACTTGGGTCAGAGTCCAGgtcagagaatcagagaatcccagaatacTTTGGGTTGacagggaccttaaagctcatccagttccaacccttTGCTGTGgactagaccagattgctcaaggtcccatccaacctggccttgaacacttccagggttgggacagccacagcttctctgggcaacctgtaccagggcctcaccacactcacaggcaagaatttcttcccaacatcCAATCTAGTCCTGCTCTGtctcagtttaaagccattcccccttgtcctgtcactccaggaccCTGTCCCAACACCCTCTCCAGTTCTTTTGTGACCCCTTTAGGCACCAAAGGGGCTCTCAGGTCTCCCCAGAACGtttccttctccaggtgaacacctCCAGCTCTTGCAGCCcggct encodes:
- the SKP1 gene encoding S-phase kinase-associated protein 1, with protein sequence MPSIKLQSSDGEIFEVDVEIAKQSVTIKTMLEDLGMDDEGDDDPVPLPNVNAAILKKVIQWCTHHKDDPPPPEDDENKEKRTDDIPVWDQEFLKVDQGTLFELILAANYLDIKGLLDVTCKTVANMIKGKTPEEIRKTFNIKNDFTEEEEAQVRKENQWCEEK